A region from the Nonlabens sp. YIK11 genome encodes:
- a CDS encoding DUF5522 domain-containing protein, which translates to MKKFIPLEDGDYYLTPDGYRCFTEQYHLKRGYCCESGCRHCPYGFNKKNKN; encoded by the coding sequence ATGAAAAAATTCATTCCTCTTGAGGATGGCGATTATTATCTAACTCCAGATGGTTACCGGTGTTTTACTGAGCAATATCACTTAAAACGAGGCTATTGTTGCGAGAGTGGTTGTCGTCATTGTCCTTATGGCTTCAACAAGAAAAATAAGAATTAG
- a CDS encoding DUF4136 domain-containing protein: protein MKNTFLLLFAFVALVGCQTVRVSQDYAIGTDFNQYKTYAYFKKGVDEAKISELDKKRILRAIDSEMGARGFTKSENPDVLVSIFTDTKERVDVYNNFGWGFGWGWGGWGGFGINGPFNNNVNRTTEGVLYIDLIDAKDKELIWQGVGTASLKSSPEEKVERTNEMVREILMQFPPKPKR, encoded by the coding sequence ATGAAAAATACATTTTTACTTTTATTTGCCTTTGTCGCTCTGGTAGGATGCCAGACCGTGCGTGTCTCTCAAGATTATGCGATAGGTACTGATTTCAATCAATATAAAACGTATGCCTACTTCAAGAAAGGTGTTGATGAGGCGAAGATTTCTGAATTGGATAAAAAGCGAATTCTTAGAGCCATTGACAGTGAGATGGGCGCAAGAGGTTTTACTAAGTCTGAGAATCCAGACGTTTTGGTAAGCATTTTTACTGATACTAAAGAACGTGTAGATGTTTATAACAATTTCGGCTGGGGCTTTGGCTGGGGTTGGGGCGGCTGGGGCGGCTTTGGAATCAACGGCCCATTCAACAACAATGTGAATAGAACTACTGAAGGTGTTCTCTATATAGATCTTATTGATGCAAAAGATAAGGAGTTGATCTGGCAAGGTGTAGGTACTGCATCCCTAAAATCTTCTCCTGAGGAAAAGGTCGAACGCACCAATGAAATGGTACGTGAGATATTGATGCAATTCCCACCAAAACCTAAAAGATAA
- a CDS encoding META domain-containing protein, whose product MKTFVSIFLVGFLLISLNSCDETRQVLNTGSRVELNGSYNVTQLNGTTVNNNQTINFNGLGKTVSGNAGCNTYNASFTIETYQLTIGDVALTRKSCPDMKAENDFLAALDKVTSYQKTDGTLNLLDANNNIVIKAAAAN is encoded by the coding sequence ATGAAAACATTCGTTTCAATTTTCCTAGTAGGTTTTCTCTTAATCTCGCTCAACAGCTGTGATGAGACACGCCAGGTATTAAATACTGGTAGCCGTGTGGAATTAAACGGCAGCTACAATGTGACCCAATTGAACGGCACTACGGTCAACAACAACCAAACCATCAATTTCAACGGATTGGGTAAAACGGTTAGCGGAAATGCTGGGTGCAATACTTACAATGCTTCATTTACCATTGAGACCTATCAGCTTACCATAGGTGATGTAGCATTGACCAGAAAATCTTGTCCGGATATGAAAGCGGAAAATGATTTTCTAGCAGCTCTTGACAAAGTCACTTCCTACCAAAAGACAGATGGGACATTAAACTTACTAGACGCCAACAATAACATTGTGATCAAGGCTGCGGCGGCTAATTAA
- a CDS encoding cation diffusion facilitator family transporter translates to MSNEQSAIRTTYFSIIGNTLLAIIKGLAGIFGNSYALIADAIESTTDIFASVLVLLGFKYAKRPADENHPYGHGKIEPLVTFAVVAFLVVSATVIAVESIENIHTPHKVPKAWTLIVLGVIIIWKEVSYQIVIRKSRTTNSSSLKADAWHHRSDAFTSIMAFIGISIAITFGKGYETADDWAALLASGFILYNSYLILRPALGEVMDEQIYDELIEHIRSRSLDVEGVLDTEKCFVRKSGMKFHIDLHAIVDGDISVKSGHDIAHDLKDYLRKEIPSLGHVLIHVEPFEE, encoded by the coding sequence ATGAGTAACGAACAGTCTGCCATAAGAACCACCTATTTTAGTATCATAGGCAACACGTTACTGGCTATAATCAAAGGTCTGGCAGGAATTTTTGGTAATTCCTATGCGCTTATTGCAGACGCTATTGAATCTACTACAGATATTTTTGCATCGGTATTGGTGCTTTTGGGTTTCAAATATGCCAAACGACCTGCCGATGAAAACCACCCTTACGGTCACGGTAAAATAGAGCCATTGGTCACTTTTGCGGTGGTGGCTTTTTTGGTAGTTTCTGCTACGGTTATTGCTGTTGAAAGTATCGAGAATATACATACGCCTCATAAGGTTCCCAAAGCCTGGACGCTTATTGTTCTAGGCGTGATTATCATCTGGAAAGAAGTTTCCTATCAAATTGTGATCAGAAAAAGTCGAACCACCAATAGTTCCAGCTTAAAAGCAGACGCCTGGCACCATAGAAGTGATGCATTTACATCCATCATGGCTTTTATAGGAATTAGCATTGCGATTACTTTTGGAAAAGGTTATGAAACGGCAGATGATTGGGCAGCATTGCTAGCTTCTGGATTCATCCTTTACAACAGCTATTTGATTTTACGACCGGCATTAGGTGAGGTCATGGACGAGCAGATCTATGACGAGCTCATTGAGCACATACGTTCTAGATCCTTGGATGTCGAAGGCGTGTTGGACACCGAGAAATGTTTTGTTCGCAAGTCTGGAATGAAATTTCACATTGATCTACACGCTATCGTCGATGGAGATATTTCCGTGAAATCAGGCCATGATATTGCTCATGATTTGAAGGATTATCTAAGAAAGGAAATCCCTAGTTTAGGTCATGTGTTGATCCATGTGGAGCCTTTTGAAGAATAA